Proteins encoded by one window of Chryseobacterium aquaeductus:
- the hppD gene encoding 4-hydroxyphenylpyruvate dioxygenase, with translation MSTLTFAEKIAQAENFLPINGTDYIEFYVGNAKQAAHYYKTAFGFQSVAYAGPETGVRDRASYVLQQGKIRLILTTGLKSDSPVSEHVKKHGDGVKILALWVDDAYSAFEETTKRGGKPYLEPVTLNDEHGEVKMSGIYTYGETVHMFIERKNYTGPFMPGYQKWESDYKPEEAGLLYVDHCVGNVGWDRMIPTVEWYEKVMGFVNILSFDDKQINTEYSALMSKVMSNGNGFAKFPINEPAEGKKKSQVEEYLDFYEGEGVQHIAVATKDIIHTVTELKKRGVEFLSAPPEAYYNMVPERVGHIDEDLKKLQDLGILIDHDEEGYLLQIFTKPVEDRPTLFFEIIERHGAQSFGAGNFKALFEALEREQEKRGNL, from the coding sequence ATGTCAACACTTACATTTGCCGAAAAAATTGCTCAGGCCGAGAATTTTTTGCCCATAAATGGTACAGATTACATTGAGTTTTATGTAGGAAATGCTAAACAAGCAGCTCACTATTATAAAACTGCATTTGGTTTTCAGTCTGTAGCGTATGCAGGTCCTGAAACAGGAGTAAGAGACCGTGCATCTTATGTTCTTCAACAAGGGAAAATAAGATTAATCTTAACCACGGGTCTTAAATCTGACTCGCCGGTAAGCGAACACGTAAAAAAACACGGCGATGGAGTGAAAATTTTGGCACTTTGGGTAGATGATGCATATTCGGCATTTGAAGAAACTACAAAAAGAGGTGGCAAACCTTACTTGGAGCCGGTAACTTTAAATGATGAACATGGCGAAGTAAAAATGTCCGGAATCTATACATACGGAGAAACCGTGCACATGTTTATTGAAAGAAAAAACTATACAGGACCTTTCATGCCCGGTTATCAAAAGTGGGAAAGCGACTACAAACCAGAAGAAGCTGGTCTTTTATATGTTGACCACTGTGTAGGAAATGTAGGTTGGGACAGAATGATCCCAACTGTAGAATGGTACGAGAAGGTAATGGGATTTGTAAATATTCTTTCATTTGATGACAAACAGATCAATACAGAATATTCTGCTTTGATGTCTAAAGTAATGTCAAACGGGAACGGTTTTGCAAAATTCCCGATCAACGAACCTGCCGAAGGAAAGAAAAAATCTCAGGTAGAAGAATATCTTGATTTCTACGAAGGTGAAGGCGTACAGCACATTGCAGTTGCTACAAAAGACATCATTCATACAGTAACCGAACTTAAAAAACGTGGTGTAGAATTCCTTTCTGCTCCACCTGAAGCATATTACAATATGGTTCCTGAGAGAGTAGGTCATATTGATGAAGATCTTAAAAAACTTCAGGATTTAGGAATTCTGATTGATCATGATGAGGAAGGTTATTTATTACAAATCTTCACAAAACCAGTAGAAGACCGCCCTACTCTTTTCTTTGAAATTATTGAAAGGCATGGCGCACAAAGCTTTGGTGCAGGTAATTTCAAAGCGCTTTTTGAAGCGTTGGAAAGAGAGCAGGAAAAAAGAGGAAATCTATAA
- a CDS encoding LysR family transcriptional regulator, whose protein sequence is MVNLEWYRTFKAIYKTGTLTGAAESLFISQPGVSLHLGSLEAYVGYKLFDRTGRKMIPTERAKVLYNAVSEHLTKLEEVEKNFQKSTEKTTPTISIGMCFETFQTTLEQYVSSLDFNLIIGFGQYPEMLDQLDKGILDLIITPKKGTSPNILHEAFSSEQIVLVGGKDIDPESFSEVLKTKNLQQLEDWLTKEKWYGTTGDMEHLFQFWMLNFGHKPKFRPNYIVPNLNSIIRCLKGGKGLAVVPDFLCKNEIENGDVQLIWEGEKKLENTLYFGCRKNTMYQSEIEHIKSLFRTMMSRN, encoded by the coding sequence ATGGTAAATTTAGAATGGTACAGAACTTTCAAAGCGATTTATAAAACCGGAACATTAACGGGAGCGGCAGAATCTCTTTTTATTTCGCAACCCGGAGTAAGTTTGCATTTAGGTTCTTTGGAAGCTTATGTGGGTTACAAATTGTTTGACAGAACCGGTAGGAAAATGATTCCGACCGAAAGAGCAAAAGTATTATACAATGCAGTCTCTGAGCATCTGACAAAACTGGAAGAGGTGGAAAAAAACTTTCAGAAATCTACCGAAAAAACTACTCCTACGATCAGTATAGGAATGTGTTTCGAAACTTTTCAGACCACTTTGGAACAGTATGTTTCTTCTTTAGATTTTAATTTGATTATCGGTTTTGGGCAATATCCTGAGATGTTGGATCAGTTGGATAAAGGAATTTTAGATTTGATTATCACTCCAAAAAAGGGAACTTCGCCCAATATTTTGCACGAAGCTTTTTCTTCCGAACAAATCGTTTTGGTAGGAGGTAAAGATATCGATCCAGAAAGTTTTAGTGAAGTTTTAAAAACCAAAAATTTACAACAGCTTGAAGATTGGTTAACCAAGGAAAAATGGTACGGAACAACAGGAGACATGGAGCATCTTTTTCAGTTTTGGATGTTGAATTTTGGGCATAAACCGAAATTCAGACCCAATTATATTGTTCCCAATCTCAATTCGATCATCCGTTGTCTGAAAGGTGGAAAAGGCTTGGCGGTAGTTCCTGATTTTCTATGTAAAAACGAAATTGAAAATGGCGATGTACAATTAATTTGGGAAGGCGAAAAGAAATTAGAAAACACTTTGTATTTCGGATGCAGAAAAAATACGATGTATCAATCTGAAATCGAACATATTAAAAGTTTGTTCAGAACAATGATGAGCAGAAACTAG
- a CDS encoding GxxExxY protein, with translation MITQSYLTDLTYKINGVCIEVHKIMGAGLLESVYHKCIEEEFKLRNINYKSELRIPVFYKEKEINCAFFCDFLIEDQIVLEIKSVSSFNEIHRAQVLNYINLLRKPKGILVNFNVKNLYHQGQETFVNKYYEMLL, from the coding sequence ATGATCACTCAATCATATTTAACAGATTTAACCTATAAAATTAATGGTGTATGTATTGAAGTCCATAAAATTATGGGTGCAGGTTTGCTGGAAAGTGTTTATCATAAGTGTATCGAAGAAGAATTCAAGCTTAGAAATATTAATTATAAATCTGAACTACGGATACCTGTATTTTATAAAGAAAAGGAAATCAATTGCGCATTTTTTTGTGATTTTTTGATTGAAGACCAAATTGTACTTGAAATAAAATCCGTCTCTTCATTTAATGAAATTCACAGAGCTCAAGTTTTAAATTATATTAATTTATTGCGCAAACCTAAAGGTATCTTAGTCAATTTTAATGTAAAAAATCTCTATCATCAAGGTCAGGAAACATTTGTCAACAAATACTATGAAATGCTGTTATGA
- a CDS encoding TonB-dependent receptor plug domain-containing protein, protein MMRILLFFIFLSSFCFSQETDSLNVGDKKDSVKINQKEEKTKLIDDVVITGTIKPMSRSKSPVAVEIYSQKFFQKNPTPNIFEAIAMVNGVKPQLNCSVCNTGDIHINGLEGPYTMILIDGMPIVSSLSTVYGLSGIPNSLIDRIEVVKGPASSLYGSEAMGGVINIITKNALTAPRLSVDLMTTTWSEANLDISTKFNFGKKIASILSMNYFNFNEKIDHNKDNFTDAALQNRISVFNKWNFQRRENRLGSFALRYLYEDRFGGEMQWNKSYRGSNEIYGESIYTNRVEAFGVYQWPMKEQIISQFSYNFHDQNSFYGTNPFLATQKVAFAQTYWDKKLGNHDLITGVTFKKTFYDDNTPGTLSSDGVLNKPMKSPIFGAFIQDQLEINDKNTLLLGYRFDYDKIHHSVHSPRFAWKFSPNPYHTLRFNFGTGFRVVNLFTEDHAALTGSREVLIKSNLEPERSVNGNFNYIWKIPINERIINLDASAFYTYFSNKIVGDFDSEPDKIIYDNLKGYGVSRGLSMNLDYTFGFPLSLNLGITYLDVYQKFDGENEKVQQLHAPKWSGTYALTYKFQNALTIDFTGQFYGPMRLPVLPNDYRPEYSPLYSLANIQVSKAFKSGFEVYCGIKNLFNFTPDDPLMRPFDPFDKNVDDPINNPNHYTFDTTYGYAPMQTIRGFLGVKYNLK, encoded by the coding sequence ATGATGCGAATACTCCTGTTTTTCATTTTTTTATCATCATTTTGTTTTTCTCAGGAAACAGATAGCCTGAATGTTGGAGATAAAAAAGATTCTGTAAAAATTAATCAGAAAGAAGAAAAAACAAAACTGATAGACGATGTCGTGATCACAGGAACGATCAAACCCATGAGCAGATCAAAAAGTCCTGTTGCAGTTGAAATTTATAGTCAGAAGTTTTTTCAGAAAAATCCTACTCCCAATATTTTTGAAGCGATTGCGATGGTAAACGGAGTGAAGCCTCAACTGAATTGTTCGGTTTGCAATACCGGAGATATTCACATCAATGGTTTGGAAGGTCCTTACACTATGATTTTAATTGACGGAATGCCAATTGTAAGTTCGCTCTCAACAGTTTATGGTCTTAGTGGAATTCCTAATAGTTTGATAGACAGAATTGAAGTCGTAAAAGGTCCTGCATCATCTCTTTATGGCTCTGAAGCAATGGGAGGAGTGATTAATATTATTACTAAAAATGCCTTAACTGCGCCTCGATTGAGCGTTGATCTGATGACAACAACTTGGAGCGAGGCCAATCTCGACATTTCCACAAAATTCAATTTTGGAAAAAAGATAGCGTCCATTTTAAGTATGAATTATTTTAATTTTAATGAAAAAATAGATCACAATAAAGACAATTTCACAGATGCGGCTCTTCAAAACAGAATTTCGGTATTCAATAAATGGAATTTCCAGCGAAGAGAAAACCGTCTTGGAAGTTTTGCTTTGCGGTACTTGTATGAAGACCGTTTCGGTGGAGAAATGCAGTGGAATAAATCTTATCGTGGGAGCAATGAAATCTACGGAGAAAGCATTTATACCAACAGAGTAGAAGCTTTTGGAGTGTACCAATGGCCGATGAAGGAGCAGATTATTTCTCAGTTTTCTTATAATTTTCATGATCAGAATTCTTTTTACGGAACCAATCCTTTCTTGGCAACTCAGAAGGTCGCTTTTGCACAAACATATTGGGATAAAAAGTTAGGAAATCATGATTTGATAACCGGTGTCACATTTAAAAAAACATTTTATGATGATAACACACCGGGAACTCTATCGTCCGATGGAGTACTCAACAAGCCGATGAAATCGCCAATTTTCGGAGCTTTTATTCAGGATCAGTTGGAGATTAATGATAAAAATACTTTGCTTCTAGGGTACAGATTTGATTATGACAAAATCCATCATTCTGTACATTCACCGCGTTTTGCATGGAAATTTTCGCCAAATCCTTATCATACGCTCAGATTCAATTTCGGAACAGGTTTCAGGGTGGTCAATTTATTTACAGAAGATCATGCAGCATTGACGGGATCTCGGGAGGTTTTGATAAAATCTAATCTTGAGCCGGAACGATCTGTAAATGGAAATTTTAATTATATTTGGAAAATCCCGATCAATGAAAGGATTATCAATCTTGATGCGTCTGCGTTTTATACCTATTTCAGCAACAAAATTGTCGGCGATTTTGATTCTGAACCGGATAAAATTATTTATGATAATCTCAAGGGTTATGGCGTTTCGAGAGGTTTATCAATGAATCTGGATTATACTTTCGGGTTTCCTTTAAGCTTAAATTTAGGAATCACTTATCTGGATGTTTATCAGAAATTTGATGGCGAAAACGAGAAAGTGCAGCAACTTCATGCTCCGAAATGGAGCGGAACGTATGCTTTAACGTATAAATTTCAGAATGCTTTGACCATAGATTTTACCGGACAGTTTTACGGGCCGATGCGTCTTCCGGTTTTACCCAATGATTACAGACCCGAATATTCGCCGTTGTATTCTTTGGCAAATATTCAGGTTTCAAAGGCTTTTAAATCTGGTTTTGAAGTGTATTGCGGCATTAAAAATCTCTTCAATTTCACACCCGATGATCCTTTGATGAGACCGTTTGATCCGTTTGATAAAAATGTAGATGATCCGATCAATAATCCCAATCATTATACTTTTGATACCACTTATGGTTATGCGCCAATGCAGACCATCAGGGGTTTTTTGGGTGTGAAGTATAATTTAAAGTAA
- a CDS encoding aldo/keto reductase has translation MQKKYKGQPVITFNNGIDIPALGFGVWQIDDQKVCENTVIKAIETGYRMIDTASIYQNEIGVGNAIKNCGVIRENLFITSKLWVQDFSYEKAKSGFQRTLDRLQLDYLDMYLIHWPFGDFLGAWKAMEELYSEGKIKAIGVCNFTVEKLEELKAHSEIIPVVNQIELHPIFQQNELQVYNRENNIVTQPWSPLGNGNEELLNNSELKNISEKYSKTVAQVILRWHLQEGFCVIPKSVTPSRIEENFNVFDFKLSEDEMNIVRSLNIGKRLFFDPKDPAWEKKMLNSVADI, from the coding sequence ATGCAAAAAAAATATAAAGGACAGCCCGTAATTACATTTAACAACGGCATTGATATTCCTGCTCTCGGCTTCGGTGTTTGGCAGATCGACGACCAAAAAGTCTGTGAAAACACTGTCATCAAAGCAATTGAAACTGGTTATAGAATGATCGACACAGCTTCCATTTATCAAAATGAAATAGGAGTTGGAAATGCCATCAAAAACTGTGGTGTAATCAGAGAAAATTTATTTATCACTTCAAAACTCTGGGTTCAGGATTTCAGCTATGAAAAAGCAAAAAGCGGATTTCAAAGAACTTTAGATCGACTTCAGCTCGATTATTTGGATATGTATCTTATTCACTGGCCTTTCGGAGATTTTTTAGGTGCGTGGAAAGCAATGGAAGAGCTATACAGCGAAGGAAAAATAAAAGCAATTGGTGTTTGTAATTTCACCGTTGAAAAACTGGAAGAATTAAAGGCTCACTCTGAAATTATTCCTGTGGTGAATCAAATAGAATTGCACCCAATTTTCCAGCAAAATGAATTGCAGGTTTACAATAGAGAAAACAATATTGTCACCCAGCCTTGGAGTCCGCTTGGAAATGGAAATGAAGAGCTGCTAAATAACTCTGAATTGAAAAATATCTCTGAAAAATACAGTAAAACCGTTGCTCAGGTTATTTTGAGATGGCATCTGCAGGAAGGTTTTTGTGTGATTCCAAAATCAGTAACGCCATCCAGAATTGAAGAAAATTTCAATGTTTTTGACTTCAAACTTTCAGAAGATGAAATGAATATTGTTCGTTCTCTGAATATAGGTAAAAGGTTGTTTTTCGATCCGAAAGATCCTGCTTGGGAAAAGAAAATGCTGAATTCTGTGGCAGATATTTAA
- a CDS encoding acetyl-CoA hydrolase/transferase family protein yields MYNYISAEEAVYTVKSGNRVFFHGSACTPNHLIDELAKQSHRLKNVEMVSITQQGNVEIAKPEYKKSFFVNSLFVSTPVRNAVNSDNGDYVPIFLSEIPILFRKNILPLDVALITVSPPDKHGFCTLGTSVDVARAAVDTAKLVVAIVNPLMPRTHGDGMIHVSKIHKMVWHEEELLTVDYGSKVEDEEMLVGKNVAELIEDRSTLQMGIGTIPDAVLKCLGSHKDLGVHTEMLSDGVIDLIQNDVINNKYKGYNDNKTITSFCFGTRKLYDYVDDNTVFAFKDVSDVNFPINIMRNKKMVAINSAIEIDLTGQVCADSIGTMQYSGIGGQMDFMRGAALSEDGKPIIAITSRTKKGVSRIVPFLKQGAGVVTTRGHIHWVVTEYGTAYLYGKNLRQRAQELISIAHPEDREMLQRAAYERFKH; encoded by the coding sequence ATGTACAATTATATCAGTGCAGAGGAAGCAGTATACACCGTAAAAAGCGGAAACCGTGTTTTTTTTCATGGAAGTGCGTGTACACCAAATCATTTAATCGACGAACTGGCAAAGCAATCTCATCGATTAAAAAATGTAGAAATGGTTTCCATCACGCAACAAGGAAATGTAGAAATTGCAAAACCGGAATATAAAAAAAGTTTTTTTGTAAATTCTTTATTCGTTTCTACTCCTGTGAGAAATGCCGTCAACTCAGACAATGGTGATTATGTTCCCATTTTTTTAAGTGAAATTCCTATTTTATTCAGAAAAAACATTCTTCCTTTAGATGTTGCTTTAATTACTGTTTCACCGCCAGACAAACATGGTTTCTGTACATTAGGAACTTCTGTGGATGTTGCAAGAGCAGCTGTAGATACCGCAAAGCTGGTAGTTGCGATCGTAAATCCCCTAATGCCGAGAACTCATGGAGACGGAATGATTCATGTGAGTAAAATTCATAAAATGGTTTGGCATGAAGAAGAACTTCTGACCGTAGATTACGGTTCAAAAGTAGAAGATGAAGAAATGCTGGTGGGAAAAAATGTTGCAGAACTCATCGAGGACAGATCTACTTTACAAATGGGAATAGGAACAATTCCGGATGCTGTTTTAAAATGTCTGGGAAGCCACAAAGATTTAGGAGTACATACCGAAATGCTGAGTGATGGGGTGATAGATTTGATTCAAAATGATGTCATTAATAACAAATACAAAGGCTACAATGACAACAAAACGATTACCAGTTTTTGTTTCGGAACCAGAAAATTATACGACTACGTTGATGATAATACGGTTTTTGCCTTCAAAGATGTGAGCGATGTGAATTTCCCGATCAATATCATGCGAAATAAAAAAATGGTTGCTATAAATTCTGCCATTGAAATAGATTTAACAGGACAAGTTTGTGCAGATTCTATCGGAACCATGCAGTATAGCGGAATTGGCGGACAGATGGATTTCATGAGAGGTGCAGCATTGAGCGAAGACGGAAAACCTATCATCGCAATAACATCCCGAACAAAAAAAGGAGTTTCCAGAATTGTTCCTTTCCTTAAACAAGGTGCAGGTGTCGTAACGACCAGAGGACATATACATTGGGTTGTTACCGAATATGGAACAGCATATCTGTACGGGAAAAATCTTCGCCAAAGGGCTCAGGAATTAATAAGCATTGCGCATCCTGAGGACAGAGAGATGCTTCAAAGGGCGGCTTATGAAAGATTTAAACATTAA
- a CDS encoding homogentisate 1,2-dioxygenase: MRYNQSGNIPQKRHTVFKSPEDQFYYEQLFGTEGFHGISSLLYHTHRPTQIRSIGNVKDVTPKIAVDKNVTPRMFKGMNVTPEEDFLDSRKFLLVNNDLKMGLAKPKKSMDYFYKNAECDELLFIHEGVGILKTFVGNLEFSVGDYLIIPRGTIYQVELQSENTVFFVLESHSPIYTPKRYRNEFGQLLEHSPFCERDIIAPTFVDPKDEKGDFLIKVKKENQITDFIYATHPFDVVGWDGYFYPYKFNIKNFEPITGRIHQPPPVHQNFEANNFVVCSFCARMYDYHPQAIPAPYNHSNIDSDEVLFYTEGDFMSRNHIDLMDFTLHPGGIVHGPHPGAMERSIGKKFTEEYAVMVDPFKPLKITEEAMKVEDPSYKTSWLESEDHSLEDRSQE; encoded by the coding sequence ATGAGATATAATCAATCGGGGAATATTCCCCAGAAAAGACATACGGTTTTTAAATCTCCGGAAGATCAATTTTATTATGAGCAGCTTTTCGGAACCGAAGGTTTTCATGGTATTTCTTCGCTACTCTATCATACGCATCGCCCGACACAGATCAGATCGATAGGAAACGTAAAGGATGTAACACCAAAAATTGCTGTCGACAAAAATGTGACGCCGAGAATGTTTAAAGGGATGAATGTAACTCCTGAAGAAGACTTTTTGGATAGCCGCAAGTTTCTTTTGGTGAATAACGACCTCAAAATGGGATTGGCAAAGCCGAAAAAATCGATGGATTACTTCTACAAAAATGCAGAATGTGACGAGCTTTTGTTCATTCATGAAGGTGTAGGAATTCTAAAAACTTTTGTTGGCAACCTTGAATTTTCTGTCGGCGATTATTTAATTATTCCAAGAGGAACAATTTATCAAGTCGAATTACAATCTGAAAACACTGTGTTTTTCGTACTGGAAAGCCATTCACCGATTTATACTCCGAAGCGTTACAGAAATGAGTTTGGGCAACTTTTGGAGCATTCTCCGTTTTGTGAAAGAGATATCATCGCACCTACTTTTGTGGATCCTAAAGACGAAAAAGGAGATTTTTTAATTAAAGTTAAAAAGGAAAATCAGATCACAGATTTCATCTATGCAACTCATCCTTTTGATGTAGTGGGTTGGGACGGATATTTTTATCCTTACAAATTTAATATTAAAAACTTTGAACCCATAACAGGAAGAATTCACCAGCCGCCCCCAGTTCACCAGAACTTTGAGGCAAACAATTTTGTTGTCTGCTCGTTCTGTGCAAGAATGTACGATTATCATCCGCAGGCAATTCCGGCACCTTATAATCACTCAAATATCGATTCTGATGAAGTTCTATTTTACACGGAAGGAGATTTTATGAGCCGAAATCATATCGATCTGATGGATTTTACTCTTCATCCTGGCGGAATCGTTCACGGACCTCATCCCGGAGCAATGGAACGAAGTATTGGAAAAAAATTCACTGAAGAATATGCGGTAATGGTTGATCCTTTTAAACCTTTGAAAATAACCGAAGAAGCAATGAAAGTGGAAGATCCGTCTTACAAAACTTCATGGTTGGAAAGTGAAGATCATAGTTTGGAAGATCGTTCGCAAGAATAA
- a CDS encoding DUF1304 domain-containing protein: MEIVAKTLIAIVALEHLYILWMEMFAWETKGKKVFKTALPPEMFKPTKGLAANQGLYNGFLAAGLIWTFFIEDEKWQTNIALFFLSCITIAGIYGAVSATKKIFFVQALPAILGIVAVLLK, translated from the coding sequence ATGGAAATCGTAGCCAAAACTCTCATCGCCATTGTTGCTCTCGAACATTTATATATTCTTTGGATGGAAATGTTTGCTTGGGAAACCAAAGGAAAAAAAGTTTTCAAAACAGCTTTGCCGCCGGAAATGTTTAAACCCACAAAAGGTTTAGCCGCCAATCAGGGATTGTACAACGGTTTCTTGGCTGCAGGATTGATCTGGACTTTCTTCATTGAGGACGAAAAATGGCAGACCAATATTGCTTTATTTTTCCTGAGTTGTATAACCATTGCCGGAATTTATGGTGCCGTTTCTGCCACGAAAAAAATATTTTTTGTTCAGGCCTTGCCAGCGATTTTAGGGATTGTTGCAGTTCTTTTAAAATAA
- the fahA gene encoding fumarylacetoacetase: MKSFVEYNSNSDFSIHNIPFGVAVFNKEFIACCTRIGDQVVDLALLYDLSYFDDIAGLDENVFEAYTLNEFIELGKPVTNAVRLKIQELLLDGSILSKDEKTIEDAFYDLDQVKMIMPVHIPNYTDFYSSIEHATNVGKMFRDPANALLPNWKHLPVGYHGRASSIVVSGTDINRPKGQMKPADADKPVFGPCKQLDFELEMAFIINQNTEMGENVSTKDAENAIFGMVVFNDWSARDIQSWEYVPLGPFLAKNFGSSVSPWVVTLEALEPFRTASPTQDPEVLDYLKFEGDKNYDINLEVYIQPENGEENLISESNYKYMYWNMTQQLAHHTVNGCNLEVGDLYASGTISGNDPKSYGSMLELTWRGQNPIILSNGQERKFIEDNDTVTMKAWAEKDGVRVGFGEVSGKIIPTK; the protein is encoded by the coding sequence ATGAAATCATTTGTAGAATATAATTCAAATTCAGACTTCTCAATACACAATATTCCTTTTGGAGTTGCGGTATTTAACAAAGAATTTATCGCCTGTTGTACAAGAATTGGTGATCAGGTTGTTGATCTTGCGCTTTTGTATGATCTGTCTTATTTTGACGATATAGCAGGTCTTGACGAAAACGTTTTCGAAGCATATACTTTAAATGAATTCATCGAACTAGGAAAACCGGTAACCAATGCCGTCCGTCTAAAAATTCAGGAATTATTACTGGATGGCTCTATCTTGTCTAAAGACGAGAAAACGATCGAAGATGCATTTTACGATTTAGATCAGGTAAAAATGATCATGCCTGTTCATATTCCAAACTACACAGATTTTTACAGCAGCATCGAGCACGCAACCAACGTTGGAAAAATGTTCAGAGATCCTGCAAATGCTTTGCTTCCAAACTGGAAACATTTGCCGGTCGGGTATCACGGGAGAGCTTCATCAATTGTAGTTTCCGGAACAGATATCAACCGACCAAAAGGACAAATGAAACCCGCCGATGCAGATAAACCTGTTTTCGGACCTTGCAAACAATTGGATTTTGAATTAGAAATGGCTTTCATTATCAATCAAAATACAGAAATGGGCGAAAATGTATCAACAAAAGATGCTGAAAATGCAATCTTTGGAATGGTGGTTTTCAACGACTGGTCTGCAAGAGATATTCAGTCTTGGGAATACGTTCCGCTTGGACCGTTTTTGGCTAAAAATTTCGGTTCTTCAGTTTCTCCATGGGTGGTAACTCTTGAAGCTTTGGAGCCTTTCAGAACTGCTTCTCCAACTCAAGATCCTGAAGTTTTGGATTATTTAAAATTTGAAGGAGATAAAAATTACGACATTAATCTTGAAGTTTACATCCAGCCTGAAAATGGTGAAGAAAATTTAATTTCTGAAAGCAATTACAAATATATGTACTGGAACATGACGCAACAATTGGCTCATCACACGGTAAATGGTTGTAACCTTGAAGTTGGCGATCTGTATGCTAGCGGAACAATCTCAGGAAATGATCCAAAATCTTATGGTTCTATGCTTGAATTAACCTGGAGAGGTCAAAACCCAATCATTTTAAGCAACGGACAAGAAAGAAAATTCATTGAAGATAATGATACTGTTACTATGAAAGCTTGGGCTGAAAAAGATGGTGTGAGAGTAGGTTTTGGTGAGGTTTCCGGTAAAATTATTCCGACTAAATAA
- a CDS encoding thioredoxin family protein — protein MKFLLVLVFLVHGFCFSQINSGTFSELESLKEEDRKPVIIHLYTEWCSVCKIESYKLNKNKELLKMINENFHFINFEAEKTKEKITFQGTEFNYLPNGNSGIHELALALSKNKKQPVYPLWIILDKNQKLTYYHEGEFKPEKMKEKLREISVL, from the coding sequence ATGAAATTTCTTTTAGTATTGGTATTTTTAGTCCACGGATTTTGTTTTTCGCAAATAAATTCCGGCACTTTTTCTGAACTTGAAAGTCTGAAAGAAGAAGATAGAAAGCCGGTTATCATTCATCTGTATACCGAATGGTGTTCCGTTTGTAAAATCGAGTCTTACAAATTAAATAAAAATAAAGAATTGCTCAAAATGATCAACGAAAATTTTCACTTCATCAATTTCGAGGCTGAAAAAACAAAAGAAAAAATCACTTTTCAAGGGACAGAATTTAATTATTTACCAAATGGAAACTCAGGAATTCATGAGCTGGCTTTGGCTTTGTCTAAAAATAAAAAACAACCTGTTTATCCGTTGTGGATTATTTTAGACAAAAATCAAAAATTGACTTATTATCACGAGGGAGAATTTAAGCCTGAAAAAATGAAGGAGAAGTTACGAGAAATTTCCGTTTTGTAG
- a CDS encoding NAD(P)H-dependent oxidoreductase produces the protein MKKVLIINGGQNFGHSGGKYNQTIAKNTLEVLNEFENVEIKISNINEGYDKNEEVQKFVWADFIIYHTPIWWFQLPNGFKKYIDEVFTAGHAKGIYMSDGRTSDNPQINYGTGGMLGGRKYMVTTSWNAPETAFTLPGEFFNETNVDNGPLFGFHRMNAFVSLEKMESFHFHDVEKNANIERDMKTYRDHLKSVFSKELKLQFAS, from the coding sequence ATGAAAAAAGTATTGATAATCAATGGCGGACAAAACTTCGGACATTCCGGAGGGAAATATAATCAGACCATTGCAAAAAACACTTTGGAGGTTTTAAATGAATTTGAAAATGTAGAAATAAAAATCTCAAATATCAATGAAGGTTATGATAAAAATGAGGAAGTTCAGAAGTTCGTTTGGGCAGATTTTATCATTTATCACACACCAATTTGGTGGTTTCAGTTGCCGAACGGTTTCAAAAAATATATTGACGAAGTTTTCACGGCAGGTCATGCAAAAGGAATTTATATGAGCGACGGCAGAACTTCAGACAATCCACAGATCAATTACGGAACTGGTGGAATGCTTGGCGGAAGAAAATATATGGTCACCACAAGTTGGAATGCACCCGAAACCGCTTTCACACTTCCCGGAGAATTTTTTAACGAAACAAACGTGGACAACGGACCTTTGTTTGGTTTTCACAGAATGAATGCATTTGTTTCGCTTGAAAAGATGGAGAGTTTCCATTTTCATGATGTGGAAAAAAACGCCAATATAGAACGTGATATGAAAACTTACAGAGATCATTTAAAAAGTGTTTTTTCCAAAGAATTAAAACTACAATTTGCATCATGA